The following are from one region of the Rhodopirellula sp. P2 genome:
- a CDS encoding c-type cytochrome codes for MKHFAGRRGPCGVLLLSLCCAAISHAEDPGPTDIHPFVIGVERLARFDEIDPIAASRLLVTELSCTACHRSDRNELDPKRGPKLSAAGSRLSMSWVKEFLHSPHQTKPGTTMPDVLAGLEEPERAEAINALAAFIGSLQEPFPVLKAGGANPLEDEFWNKGDAARGMELYHQVGCVACHDSDPKQEVNSAPMSAVDRLLDELDPEELEDMGLAAAARKVPSVPHGKLAKKYSRQSLTHFLHNPEHVRPSGRMPSLKLTPNEAADIAEYLFEKEGTAEGSTQSEFVAAGESDQQWVARGKQLFVQLECANCHDVGSAVDDKFATDWDQLSFDSAKACWKSERESRVQFHLDEFQKTTFASGIQDESFANDESANDPHQLIQQRFLELNCYACHEREEIGGVGRYRKAHFESTALADLGDEGRLPPGLTGVGAKLTSAWMRKVLEGHPATRLRPHMTIRMPKFPQPEVEPLVRALEAADQGSPLSDADVFADHVPLAETGMRLTQVGCIQCHVFDGQALAGVVGIDLGGVTNRIRPSWFREFVLDPGSRKRGTRMPSFFPDGTSQSPNVFGGDAEKQIAALWSYLKHSDQVGVPPKIAEALAANYELKPVETPLMLRTFMQGVGTHAIAVGFPEGVHFAFDAETPRLALAWKEDFVDARSTWFERFSPPIDPLGMDSIAISSDVEFRLQPAVEHAGSGNATLQFLGYRLDSKRVPTFRYRLGGAIILDRCEATIEGALRRTIRLEDGEVQPSDRIQFQVLKDSSIQVLDTHTLKGASGRKVRSSKSRFDSQGVTSVASSEQVWLDLNPNQTLEFVYQW; via the coding sequence ATGAAGCATTTTGCCGGACGAAGAGGACCTTGCGGCGTTCTGTTGTTGAGTTTGTGCTGCGCCGCGATTTCCCACGCGGAGGATCCAGGTCCAACCGACATTCATCCGTTTGTGATCGGAGTGGAACGATTGGCTCGGTTTGATGAGATCGATCCCATCGCAGCCTCACGATTGCTTGTCACGGAGCTGAGCTGCACCGCTTGCCACCGCTCGGATCGCAACGAGCTGGATCCCAAACGTGGACCCAAATTGAGTGCTGCCGGTTCGCGGCTGAGCATGTCCTGGGTGAAGGAGTTCTTGCACTCGCCTCATCAAACCAAACCTGGCACCACGATGCCCGATGTGTTGGCGGGTTTGGAGGAACCGGAGAGGGCAGAAGCGATCAACGCGTTGGCTGCCTTCATCGGATCGTTGCAAGAACCATTTCCGGTGTTGAAAGCGGGAGGAGCCAATCCGCTGGAGGATGAATTCTGGAACAAGGGCGATGCTGCTCGTGGAATGGAGCTGTATCACCAAGTGGGATGCGTCGCTTGCCATGATTCGGATCCCAAGCAGGAGGTGAACTCCGCTCCCATGTCGGCGGTCGATCGCTTGTTGGACGAACTGGATCCGGAAGAACTGGAGGACATGGGATTGGCAGCGGCTGCTCGGAAGGTGCCCTCCGTCCCGCACGGGAAACTGGCGAAGAAGTACAGCCGTCAATCGCTGACGCACTTCTTGCACAACCCTGAACACGTTCGTCCATCGGGGCGGATGCCAAGTCTGAAGCTGACGCCGAACGAAGCCGCCGACATCGCGGAATATCTGTTTGAGAAGGAAGGCACGGCGGAGGGTTCGACGCAGTCTGAATTCGTTGCCGCTGGTGAGTCCGACCAGCAGTGGGTCGCTCGCGGGAAGCAGTTGTTTGTGCAGCTTGAATGTGCGAATTGCCATGACGTGGGATCGGCTGTCGACGACAAATTCGCGACCGATTGGGATCAGCTTTCATTCGATTCGGCGAAAGCTTGTTGGAAGTCCGAACGCGAATCACGTGTCCAGTTTCACTTGGATGAGTTCCAGAAGACCACGTTTGCCAGTGGGATCCAGGACGAGTCGTTTGCGAACGATGAATCGGCCAATGACCCACACCAGTTGATTCAGCAGCGGTTCCTTGAACTGAACTGTTATGCCTGCCATGAGCGAGAAGAAATCGGTGGCGTGGGCCGATATCGCAAGGCCCATTTTGAATCGACAGCGTTGGCGGACCTGGGCGATGAAGGCCGACTGCCACCGGGGTTAACAGGCGTGGGAGCGAAGCTCACCTCCGCGTGGATGCGAAAGGTGTTGGAGGGGCATCCTGCGACGCGACTGCGTCCGCACATGACCATCCGCATGCCAAAATTCCCCCAGCCAGAAGTGGAGCCCTTGGTCAGAGCGTTGGAAGCAGCCGATCAGGGATCACCACTTTCGGATGCTGACGTGTTTGCTGATCACGTGCCGTTGGCCGAGACGGGAATGCGTCTGACACAAGTCGGCTGCATCCAGTGCCACGTGTTTGATGGCCAAGCCCTTGCGGGAGTGGTTGGCATTGATCTGGGAGGGGTGACGAATCGAATTCGCCCGAGTTGGTTCCGGGAGTTCGTGTTGGATCCAGGTTCGCGGAAACGCGGGACCCGCATGCCATCGTTCTTTCCGGATGGAACGAGTCAATCGCCGAATGTTTTTGGTGGAGACGCCGAGAAACAGATTGCTGCGTTGTGGTCCTACCTCAAACATTCGGATCAAGTTGGCGTTCCACCGAAGATTGCAGAGGCCTTGGCGGCAAACTACGAATTGAAACCGGTGGAAACGCCCTTGATGTTGAGGACGTTCATGCAAGGCGTGGGCACGCACGCGATCGCCGTCGGGTTCCCGGAGGGCGTCCACTTTGCTTTCGACGCAGAAACACCGCGACTGGCGCTCGCGTGGAAGGAAGACTTTGTGGATGCGCGAAGCACATGGTTCGAACGCTTCTCGCCGCCGATCGATCCGCTGGGGATGGACTCGATTGCGATCTCGTCCGACGTGGAGTTTCGATTGCAACCCGCGGTGGAACACGCTGGTTCGGGGAATGCAACGCTCCAGTTCCTGGGCTACCGACTCGATTCGAAACGCGTGCCAACGTTTCGTTATCGCTTGGGCGGTGCAATCATCCTGGATCGCTGTGAAGCGACGATCGAGGGTGCCTTGCGGCGAACGATTCGCTTGGAAGATGGCGAAGTCCAACCGAGCGACCGGATTCAATTTCAGGTTCTAAAGGACTCGTCGATCCAAGTCCTCGATACGCACACGTTGAAGGGAGCATCCGGACGGAAGGTGCGGTCGTCGAAAAGCCGGTTTGATTCGCAGGGCGTGACAAGTGTGGCTTCAAGCGAACAGGTTTGGCTTGATTTAAACCCGAATCAGACGTTGGAGTTTGTCTACCAATGGTGA
- a CDS encoding sulfatase family protein: MRTHLILIAAFVCAVVQAHSHSFADDQPHDSQPNVVWIIADDLGPELACYGYPEVETPHLDRLAAQGRRFAKAFSTAPVCSSSRSAFQTGRYQTSIGCYHHMTRDQKELSVPTVIDWMRDAGYFISHGNGEAGNQKASKYGVNYPYDKKTHFDAYDWSEREPGQPFFAQVHIHEPHRQFVKSDRERPNAPIPPYYPEHPITRADWSNYLATIEAMDQKVGQVLDRLDSEGVSENTLVIFFGDHGRPHVRGKQWLYDGGLHTPLIVRWPAKLANATVENGMASLLDLVPTTLEAAGIDVPELPGKSLLDQDWQGHAQLFAARDRCGDAPDRIRSVRTERFKYIRNFHPEKPYLQLSSYKKLSYPVETLMKVLHAEGRWDSLMMAETRPEEELYDLKADPFEMNNLAASPDHDETLKQLRGAVDDWIQRTGDQGGVDESLTVDMEALMAEKQTWYERTMKRRGLDPDVSDQEYLKWWAIELGVD; this comes from the coding sequence ATGCGAACGCATCTGATTTTGATCGCAGCCTTCGTGTGCGCTGTCGTGCAAGCCCACTCTCACAGTTTCGCTGACGATCAGCCCCACGATAGCCAGCCCAATGTGGTGTGGATCATCGCTGATGACTTGGGCCCGGAGTTGGCCTGTTACGGCTATCCCGAGGTGGAGACGCCCCACTTGGACCGCTTGGCTGCACAAGGACGCCGGTTCGCCAAGGCGTTCAGCACCGCGCCTGTGTGTTCCTCGTCTCGATCGGCATTTCAAACGGGCCGGTACCAGACATCGATCGGGTGCTATCACCACATGACGCGAGACCAAAAGGAGCTTTCGGTTCCAACGGTGATCGATTGGATGAGAGACGCGGGGTACTTCATCTCGCATGGCAACGGGGAAGCCGGCAATCAAAAAGCCAGCAAGTACGGCGTCAACTATCCGTACGATAAAAAGACACATTTCGACGCCTACGATTGGTCCGAGCGAGAGCCTGGGCAGCCGTTTTTCGCGCAGGTTCACATTCACGAACCGCATCGCCAGTTTGTGAAGAGTGATCGCGAGCGTCCGAACGCTCCCATTCCGCCTTACTACCCTGAGCATCCGATCACGCGAGCCGATTGGTCCAACTACTTGGCCACAATCGAGGCGATGGATCAGAAGGTCGGCCAGGTGCTTGATCGCTTGGATTCCGAAGGGGTGAGTGAGAACACATTGGTGATCTTCTTTGGCGACCACGGTCGGCCTCATGTCCGCGGCAAACAATGGTTGTACGACGGTGGTTTGCACACCCCGTTGATTGTTCGTTGGCCCGCCAAACTCGCAAATGCCACGGTGGAGAACGGCATGGCGAGTTTGTTGGATCTCGTGCCAACAACCTTGGAAGCCGCAGGGATCGATGTGCCCGAGCTGCCCGGGAAAAGCTTGTTGGATCAAGACTGGCAGGGGCATGCTCAGCTCTTTGCCGCTCGTGACCGTTGCGGGGACGCCCCCGATCGAATTCGCAGCGTCAGGACGGAGCGATTCAAGTACATCCGAAACTTTCATCCTGAGAAGCCTTACCTGCAGTTGAGCAGCTACAAGAAACTGTCCTATCCGGTTGAGACGTTGATGAAGGTTCTGCACGCCGAGGGACGTTGGGATTCGCTGATGATGGCGGAGACTCGCCCGGAGGAAGAACTGTACGACTTGAAAGCTGATCCGTTTGAGATGAACAATTTGGCGGCTTCACCTGACCATGACGAAACCTTGAAACAACTCCGCGGCGCGGTGGATGATTGGATCCAGCGAACGGGTGATCAAGGCGGAGTGGACGAGAGTTTGACCGTCGACATGGAAGCGTTGATGGCTGAAAAACAGACGTGGTACGAACGCACCATGAAACGCCGTGGCCTCGACCCTGATGTTTCCGATCAGGAGTATTTGAAGTGGTGGGCGATCGAATTGGGAGTGGACTGA